In Nitrosococcus halophilus Nc 4, the genomic stretch CATTTGAAGCTCACCCCTAAACCCTTGGATTCCTTGAATCCACAAAGAATCTGACATCGTCCCCTCTCAAGAGGGGACGATTTTTATAATATCTGCCGCCTTTAAACTTCCTTCATACAAGGCGCTCGCCAGCAAGACTCCCTGAACTCCCCCGGCTGCCAATCGCCTTAAGTCTTCAAGACCACGGACTCCACCTGCCGCCAATAACTCTCCCCTTTGGGGACGTTCTTGCTTCAGCCGTTCCAAGAGAGCCCAATCCGGCCCTTCTCCCCTTCCAACCTGATCTAAGCTCATGGCAATGACCGTCTCAGGCCACAGCTCCGGTTGCTGATCCAGTCCCACAGGACCCAGAAATTCCCCTCTGCGGTGATCCAAAGACAATACTAAGCGTTCCGCCCAAGGGGAGGTTTGCAGTACTTGCCAGGACTCTAAGGTAGGTAAGGTTTCCGTTCCCACAACTGGCCGTGCCACCCCGAGGGCAAGCCACTGGACTATAGCGCTGGGGCTCACCATTCCTGCATCTACCCATAAGGCCAAGCCAGGATAGTTTTCGGCGATAGACCCTATCGCCGCGCTATTATCACCTTGCCCCATAATAGCGTCTAAATCGGCAATGTATAAATGGGGGAATGGATAAAGTTGCAGTAATCCTGCCACCACCCCTAATGGTGAGGAATCGGGGGCAAGGGGAGAAACCAAGGGCCGATAGCTATCCCGTTGCCCGCCGCTGGCGTGGACGACCACCCCACCCAATAAATCAAGGACAGGAAGAAGTTTCATTTCCCAAATCCTTTACAATAAATACCTACCCTATCCTAGGCGAGTACTCAACAATGAAAATCCTAGTTTATGAACACATGACCAGCGGTGCTCTCTGTACAGAGCCTTTACCCGGCCAGCCGGTGAGAGAAGGCAATGCCATGCTGCAAGCGTTGCTCAAGGACTTGGCAGGAAATCAAGGGGTACAGCCCGTCATTCTTCGGGATTTCCGCCTAGATATTCCTTCCCACACCCACCGCTGCCACTATGTTCGCGACCTGGACGATTTTCGCCGCCGCTGGCTCGCCTGCTTAGACTATGTGGATGGAGTCTTGCCCATTGCTCCAGAGACCGATGGCCTATTGGCCGAGATCCAGTCCTGGGTACTCAAGACTGGCAAACGCTTACTCGGCTGCCGCCCCGAGGCAACCGCCATCGCCGCGAGCAAAACCCGGACTGCCGAATGTCTGGCTGCAGCAGGACTTACCACGGCCCCCACAGTCTGGCTTAAGGACTGGCAGCCCAATACTTTCCCAGGGAACGCCCTCGTCTGCAAGCCGGACGATGGTGCAGGAAGTACCGGTGTTCTATATTTTGAGAACGCTACCGCGTTGAATACCTGGAAGCAACACAGGTCCCCTGAGACTTGGGAAAAGGAAATTGTCCAACCCTATATCCGAGGAACAGCGGCCAGTCTCTGCCTGCTCTGTGCCGAAGCTGAAGCCCATTTATTATGCGGGAATCACCAACAAATCCAAATTGAAAATGGCGCAATGCGCCTTACCAACATTACGGTCAATGGTATGGAGTATTCAAAACTGGATCACAAAATCTTCCAGAATGTCGCCGCGACTATCGCCAGCGTCCTCCCTGGGCTATGGGGTTTTGTCGGGGTGGATCTTGTGCTGAGTCCCCAGCCGGTGGTGCTGGAGATCAACCCTCGCCTCACCACCAGCTACGTAGGGTTGGGGGCAGCTTACGGAATGAACCCTGCTACCTGGCTGCTGACCCTGCTGCATAAAGGGATGGGAGCAGTAGAGTTGCCGCCTCAACCCAACCCAAAAGTGACCGTTTCAGTGGAGGAAGGGCTTGCTATCCAAGCAACTCACTGTTAGCGGCTGGGACATTGGCGGTGCCCATCTCAAAGCAGCATTGACTGATTCCCAGGGTCGAATTACGGCATGCACCCAACTCCCCTGTCCCCTCTGGCAAGGCCTAGAAAAATTACAACAGGCTTTCAGCCAGATGCAGATTGAACTGGGGGATAGGGGTAACTTAGCCGCCATTACCATAACCGGAGAACTGGTTGATTTATTTAACGACCGGGATGAGGGAGTCATCAAGATCCTAGAATATACCTCACAGCATTTTCAGAATATACCGATATACGTATTTGCTGGGGCGCAGGGGCTCATCCCGCTGGAACAAGCCCCCAAGCATACAGAAGCCATTGCCTCCGCTAACTATCTTGCCACTAGCCAGTTAGCTGCCCGGCATTGGACGCAGGGACTGTTCCTGGACATTGGCAGCACCACCAGCGATCTCATTCC encodes the following:
- a CDS encoding HisA/HisF-related TIM barrel protein — its product is MKLLPVLDLLGGVVVHASGGQRDSYRPLVSPLAPDSSPLGVVAGLLQLYPFPHLYIADLDAIMGQGDNSAAIGSIAENYPGLALWVDAGMVSPSAIVQWLALGVARPVVGTETLPTLESWQVLQTSPWAERLVLSLDHRRGEFLGPVGLDQQPELWPETVIAMSLDQVGRGEGPDWALLERLKQERPQRGELLAAGGVRGLEDLRRLAAGGVQGVLLASALYEGSLKAADIIKIVPS
- a CDS encoding ATP-grasp domain-containing protein, with protein sequence MKILVYEHMTSGALCTEPLPGQPVREGNAMLQALLKDLAGNQGVQPVILRDFRLDIPSHTHRCHYVRDLDDFRRRWLACLDYVDGVLPIAPETDGLLAEIQSWVLKTGKRLLGCRPEATAIAASKTRTAECLAAAGLTTAPTVWLKDWQPNTFPGNALVCKPDDGAGSTGVLYFENATALNTWKQHRSPETWEKEIVQPYIRGTAASLCLLCAEAEAHLLCGNHQQIQIENGAMRLTNITVNGMEYSKLDHKIFQNVAATIASVLPGLWGFVGVDLVLSPQPVVLEINPRLTTSYVGLGAAYGMNPATWLLTLLHKGMGAVELPPQPNPKVTVSVEEGLAIQATHC